The Terriglobus roseus sequence ATCGAAGTTGATGGCGAAGAGCACGGACCAATGGCACTCCGCATGATCGCGGAGCTGTGCGGCGACGACGCGACGAAATGGGCCGAGGCTGAAGAGGCCGCGATCTTCGCACTCGAATCCCGGCTGCGGCTATGGGACGGCATTGCCGCCCGCATCGCGTAATCGTTTCGGGTGCCGGGGCGATGCCCGTCTGCCTGGGTGCATCATTCTTTCGCGGCTTTCTCGCGAAGGGGTGGGTATCGTGCGAGGCACCAACCAAAAGCGTAGAGACGGAAAGATGGTCGCGCTTTGCGCGATACCCCTCCCTTTGCTGGGCAAAGAATGGGGCGCCCGAGACGGAAGGGGCACCCGGCGCGGTAGCCTTATTCGACGGTGACGGCCTTGTCCTTCACGAAGGTCATGGTTACCGGCTTGCCATCGTTGTCATACACAACGGTACGATTCCCCGGCGCGCCCGGCCCCGGTTTGCTCACCTGACCCAACGCAAGCTGCGCCTGCATCTCGCTCATGCCCTTCTCCGCCCGATGCTCGTCGATCGCCTTCCAGCGCGCTTCGCCCCAGTGCTTGTACAGCGTGTGCGGATCGTCGTAAAAGAAGCACTCGTCCAGATAAAAGGTGTAGAACTTGCCATCCTTGAAGCCGACCGGCGTGCCCCACAGCTTGCCGGGATCGCTCGGCCGATGGAAGAGCAGGAACACCTGTCCGTCACCCTTGGGCACACGGCTAAACGCACTTGCAGGCGCCTTGCCCTCGATGAAATTCACCACATCGATGGGTTCCGCGCCCAGCAGTAGCGGGCCGGGATGCGCGTAATCCATATGCGTCGGTGTTGCCGGATAGGCGTTGAGCTGACCCGCAGCGTACACCCACATGCGTTTGCCATTCAGCTCTTTCGCATCCTTCACGTCGGTCTGGTGAAGGTGACGCGGCATGATCATCTGGTCGTCGGTATAACTTGGCGCGGCTGCGGCCGCAGCGGGCTTATCCGCTTCCACGCGCTCACGGTGGATGAGGTAGATGCGCACCGCAACTGCGATGAGCGCAAGAACCGTAAAGGCGAAGAGCAGGTTGCGAACGCCGTTGCCTTTGGTCTCTGGAACGTCGCTGGAGTGCTGATCATTGAGCATGCGTGAATCCTCGTCAAGCAGGATAACTGTTAGTCGATGGGTTCGCTCGAGGCATAGGCCGTGTTGGCAGCCAGCAGTGCCTCGGCATCGAGCGAGTCCACCTTGCGCAGACGCGGGAAGAACACGCTCCAAAGCCCCGTGACCACGAGTGAACCGATACCACCGAAGACCACCGCGCGTACCGCTCCAAGCCAGCGAGCCGTCAATCCGCTCTCAAACTCGCCGAACTCGTTGGATGCGCCGAGGAAGAGCCAGTTGATGGCAGAGACACGGCCACGCATTTCCGGCGGTGTGCCCAGTTGGAGAATCGTCTGCCGGATGATGACGGAGATGTTATCGCTGGCCCCAATGAAGAACAGCGCCACCAGCGAGAGCGGCAGTGACTTCGACAGGCCGAAGACGATGGTCGCCACGCCAAAGATGCCGACAGCAACGAGCATCAGCTTGCCGGCATGATGCCTGATGGGTCGCCGCGCCAGCGTGATGGAAGTGCACAGAGCACCGATGGCCGGCGCTCCACGCAGAATGCCAAGACCGCGCGGCCCGGCGTGCAGGATGTCCTGCGCAAAGATGGGCATCAACGAAACCGCACCACCCAGCAGCACGGCAAACATATCCAGTGAGATGGATCCCAGCAGCAGCTTCGCCCTGCCGACGTAGCGAGCCCCATCCATCATGGTCTGGAAGCTGAAGCCCTTCTTTTCCGTCGTCTCCTTCCGGGGACGCAGCGTGCTCACCAGGATCGAGAAGACCGCCATCGTGATCAGCGTGAGCGCGTATACGATGGGCGAGCCGGTCCAGCGTTCCATGCGGCCATGGAACTGAATGGCGAAAAGCAACCCGCCAATGGCCGGCCCCGTGATATTCGCCACCTGAAAGATTGCCGAGCCCCAGGTCATGGCGTTGACGAACGCGCCCTTGGGAACCAGTTGCGGCTGGATCGCAGAACTGGCAGGGCCTGAGAATGCCCGGCCCGCACCAATACAGAAGAGGATCGCGTAGATCCACAGCACACGCCGCGTTCCCACCAGCGAAAGATAGAGCAGCAGCGCGGTGCAGAATGCCTGCAGAACATAGCAGGACACGATGATGGTCTTGCGGTCGTAGCGATCCGCCGCATGACCTGCTGGCAGCACGAAGAAGATGCCGGGAAGGAAGAGTGCGAGGCCGGTATAGCCGAGGAAGAGCGCCGAGTGCGTGATCTGGTAAATCTGCCAAGCAACCGCGACAGACTGCGCCTCTGCACCAACGATGACCAGCAACCGCGCCATCTGGTAGCGGCGGAAGTTGCGCGAAGAAAATGCCGCGCCTTCCTTGCCGTCAGAGTCGAGCGGACGCCTGG is a genomic window containing:
- a CDS encoding MFS transporter: MPNAAQSSDSSPRRPRRPLDSDGKEGAAFSSRNFRRYQMARLLVIVGAEAQSVAVAWQIYQITHSALFLGYTGLALFLPGIFFVLPAGHAADRYDRKTIIVSCYVLQAFCTALLLYLSLVGTRRVLWIYAILFCIGAGRAFSGPASSAIQPQLVPKGAFVNAMTWGSAIFQVANITGPAIGGLLFAIQFHGRMERWTGSPIVYALTLITMAVFSILVSTLRPRKETTEKKGFSFQTMMDGARYVGRAKLLLGSISLDMFAVLLGGAVSLMPIFAQDILHAGPRGLGILRGAPAIGALCTSITLARRPIRHHAGKLMLVAVGIFGVATIVFGLSKSLPLSLVALFFIGASDNISVIIRQTILQLGTPPEMRGRVSAINWLFLGASNEFGEFESGLTARWLGAVRAVVFGGIGSLVVTGLWSVFFPRLRKVDSLDAEALLAANTAYASSEPID